The following proteins are co-located in the Pseudomonas sp. ATCC 13867 genome:
- the ligA gene encoding NAD-dependent DNA ligase LigA has product MTDSQTAAERIAQLRSELDDHNYRYYVLDEPSVPDAEYDRLFRELKELEAEHPELITAESPTQRVGGAAASAFGEVRHEVPMLSLGNAFEEQDLSDFDRRVREGLADQLPSSDLFGGGVDVEYSCEPKLDGLAVSLLYENGLLTRGATRGDGTTGEDISTNVRTIRNVPLRLKGDGWPAVLEVRGEVFMSRAGFDALNARQMEAGGKTFANPRNAAAGSLRQLDSKITASRPLEFCCYGFGRVEGGVLPDTQVGILEALKGWGIPISRELKLAKGVEGCRAYYEDIGSRRDSLAYEIDGVVFKVNRIDFQRELGFRAREPRWAIAHKFPAREELTELLDVEFQVGRTGAVTPVARLKPVQVAGVTVSNATLHNMDEVARLGLMIGDTVIIRRAGDVIPQVMQVVTERRPADARPVEIPTQCPVCGSQVERTQLVKRSKGKESVSEGAIYRCVGRLFCQAQLKQAIIHFVSRRAMDIDGLGDKIVEQLVDKGLVKSPADLYTLTFEQVIELEGFAEVSTRNLLAAIADSCKPTLARFVFALGIPDVGEETAKLLARSLGSLARIQKALPEVLTYLPDVGGEVAYEIHNFFDDEHNRSVIAELLDPEHGVQLQDEGEVSAEFAAVATLAGFIDKLNIPFIAATGAEKLADRTGSLDALVTLSQDWLDLSTLKGVNEKARQSVREYFANAVRVERAKAVEAQLVEFGMHWRSERKVVEGLPLAGQTWVLTGTLEAMSRDVAKEKLESLGAKVAGSVSAKTHCVVAGPGAGSKLVKAQELGVAVMDEEQLIRLLADHGIGA; this is encoded by the coding sequence ATGACCGATTCCCAGACCGCTGCCGAACGCATCGCCCAGTTGCGCAGCGAGCTCGACGACCACAACTACCGTTACTACGTGCTCGACGAACCGAGCGTGCCGGACGCCGAATACGACCGCCTGTTCCGCGAGCTGAAAGAACTGGAAGCCGAGCATCCCGAGCTGATCACCGCGGAGTCGCCGACCCAGCGCGTTGGCGGTGCGGCCGCCTCGGCCTTCGGTGAGGTGCGCCACGAAGTGCCGATGCTCAGCCTGGGCAACGCCTTCGAGGAGCAGGACCTGAGCGACTTCGACCGCCGCGTGCGCGAAGGCCTGGCCGACCAGTTGCCGTCCTCCGACCTGTTCGGCGGCGGCGTCGACGTGGAATACAGCTGCGAGCCCAAGCTCGACGGCCTGGCGGTCAGCCTGCTGTACGAGAATGGCCTGCTTACCCGTGGCGCCACCCGTGGCGATGGCACCACCGGCGAAGACATCAGCACCAACGTGCGCACCATCCGCAATGTGCCGCTGCGCCTGAAGGGCGACGGCTGGCCGGCAGTGCTGGAAGTGCGCGGCGAGGTGTTCATGTCCAGGGCTGGCTTCGACGCGCTCAACGCGCGGCAGATGGAAGCCGGCGGCAAGACCTTCGCCAACCCGCGCAATGCCGCCGCCGGCAGCCTGCGCCAGCTGGATTCGAAGATCACCGCCAGCCGTCCGCTGGAATTCTGCTGCTACGGCTTCGGCCGGGTCGAGGGCGGTGTGCTGCCGGATACCCAGGTTGGTATCCTCGAAGCACTCAAGGGCTGGGGGATCCCGATCAGCCGCGAGCTGAAGCTGGCCAAGGGCGTCGAGGGCTGCCGCGCCTATTACGAAGACATCGGCAGCCGCCGCGACAGCCTCGCCTACGAGATCGACGGCGTGGTGTTCAAGGTCAACCGCATCGACTTCCAGCGCGAACTGGGCTTCCGCGCCCGCGAGCCGCGCTGGGCCATTGCCCACAAGTTCCCGGCCCGCGAGGAGCTGACCGAACTGCTTGACGTGGAGTTCCAGGTCGGTCGCACCGGCGCGGTGACGCCCGTGGCGCGCCTGAAACCGGTGCAGGTGGCTGGCGTGACCGTATCCAACGCCACCCTGCACAACATGGACGAGGTCGCCCGCCTGGGCCTGATGATCGGCGACACCGTGATCATCCGCCGCGCCGGCGACGTGATCCCGCAGGTGATGCAGGTGGTGACCGAGCGCCGCCCGGCGGACGCCCGCCCGGTGGAAATCCCCACCCAGTGCCCGGTGTGTGGCTCGCAGGTCGAGCGCACCCAACTGGTCAAGCGCAGCAAGGGCAAGGAATCGGTCAGCGAGGGCGCCATCTACCGCTGCGTCGGCCGGCTGTTCTGCCAGGCGCAGCTCAAGCAGGCGATCATCCACTTCGTCTCGCGCCGCGCGATGGACATCGACGGCCTCGGCGACAAGATCGTCGAGCAACTGGTGGACAAGGGCCTGGTGAAGTCCCCGGCCGACCTCTACACCCTGACATTCGAGCAGGTCATCGAGCTGGAAGGCTTCGCCGAAGTTTCCACGCGCAACCTGCTCGCCGCTATTGCCGACAGCTGCAAGCCCACCCTGGCGCGCTTCGTCTTCGCCCTGGGCATTCCGGACGTGGGCGAGGAGACCGCCAAGCTGCTGGCGCGCTCCCTGGGCTCGCTGGCGCGCATCCAGAAGGCGTTGCCGGAAGTGCTCACCTATCTGCCGGACGTCGGCGGCGAGGTGGCCTACGAGATCCATAACTTCTTCGATGACGAGCACAACCGCAGCGTCATCGCCGAGCTGCTCGACCCCGAGCATGGCGTGCAGTTGCAGGACGAGGGCGAGGTCTCCGCCGAGTTCGCTGCCGTTGCCACGCTGGCGGGCTTCATCGACAAGCTGAATATCCCCTTCATTGCCGCCACCGGCGCCGAGAAGCTGGCTGACCGGACCGGCAGCCTCGACGCGCTCGTCACCCTCAGCCAGGACTGGCTGGACCTCAGCACCCTCAAGGGGGTGAACGAGAAGGCCAGGCAGTCGGTGCGCGAGTATTTCGCCAACGCTGTGCGTGTGGAGCGTGCCAAGGCTGTCGAAGCGCAGCTGGTAGAGTTCGGCATGCACTGGCGCAGCGAGCGCAAGGTGGTCGAAGGTCTGCCACTGGCCGGCCAGACCTGGGTGCTCACCGGCACGCTGGAGGCCATGAGTCGCGACGTCGCCAAGGAAAAGCTCGAAAGCCTGGGCGCCAAGGTAGCCGGTTCGGTCTCGGCCAAGACCCATTGCGTCGTTGCCGGACCGGGAGCGGGTTCGAAGTTGGTCAAGGCCCAGGAACTTGGCGTCGCCGTGATGGACGAAGAGCAACTGATCAGGCTGCTGGCCGATCACGGTATCGGCGCCTGA
- a CDS encoding NACHT domain-containing protein → MDAQKVERLKSLEKEVQDFHPLLKVLLSRIPYIRSVEYRQGPHENGADFVLEKNDDILGSTTYIGVIVKVGKIKQDQSDIERQVDECGMERTFDGGKRKIFLNEVWIITNDAITENAQQKIHHKYKSTNIQFFDGVKIVSLLDRFYPEYWTDISVKLGEYIRRTRAFAEKITRNSALLEFQENINIEQRLVKLSTKIKPDQGRPQEQKKTTIHEAIRSEQLIFLEGFMGSGKSNLVKRAIERITKPDVLNLEKIIPIGMTFKEYLDLYGMDLEGVFQSAIDDSSTDPKAHTYLLVLDGLDEVALSTEERREILQEISQFIRNRANYKVLVTSRPLDDLKERNEIDKHFCRYQVLSLSTSQLITFISNSCDNPVAIERLTSGIERSLLFKYLPKTPISAILLARIIKEDPAELPSTMTELYSKYSELVLGRWDMSKGLQSQKEYEIIDSVCTDLGAYVIQNGLDEVSSAEAREFFSRYIKERNIKLDPGVVYERFLSKKEIINYNVNNLTISFKHRTFAEYFSAKKLVRENSAVIDEKVFDSYWCTVYFFFVGLKRDCPELIDAIVAVESKDERQKIIRVFQMSQYLLAGHLTPYKNIQNGLKKTYKLAATLLREGLDGSSPLSSLPPMQMVYIFSHGISNAYGYEYFSDAIHNAMLESLNGELTEEELIELFLLSTTSAYLGRNDAFDAMIEEYGAALPEVLRLGIKHINDDFSLKSDVANKYIKKLNKNLRARQNMRELVTQLYETPVSK, encoded by the coding sequence ATGGATGCCCAAAAAGTAGAACGACTCAAGTCCTTAGAAAAAGAAGTCCAGGATTTTCATCCATTGTTGAAGGTTCTTCTGTCCCGTATTCCATATATACGGAGTGTGGAGTATCGGCAGGGGCCTCATGAGAATGGAGCTGACTTTGTTCTTGAGAAAAATGACGATATTTTAGGGTCTACGACTTATATTGGAGTAATTGTAAAGGTCGGGAAGATTAAGCAAGATCAATCTGATATTGAGCGCCAGGTTGATGAGTGTGGTATGGAGCGAACTTTTGATGGGGGGAAGAGGAAGATATTTTTGAATGAGGTTTGGATAATAACGAACGATGCAATTACAGAGAATGCTCAACAAAAAATTCATCATAAATACAAGAGTACCAATATACAGTTTTTTGATGGCGTGAAGATTGTAAGTTTGCTTGATAGGTTCTATCCTGAGTATTGGACTGATATAAGCGTTAAGCTTGGTGAATATATTCGTAGGACTAGAGCTTTTGCTGAAAAGATAACCAGGAACTCTGCGCTTTTGGAGTTTCAAGAAAACATAAATATAGAGCAGAGGCTCGTAAAGCTATCTACAAAAATTAAGCCTGATCAAGGTCGGCCTCAAGAGCAAAAGAAGACAACAATTCATGAGGCCATACGAAGTGAGCAGTTGATTTTTTTAGAAGGCTTTATGGGTTCGGGTAAGTCCAACCTTGTAAAACGTGCTATCGAGAGGATTACTAAGCCAGATGTGCTTAATCTGGAAAAAATAATACCGATAGGTATGACCTTTAAAGAGTATCTCGATCTATATGGAATGGACTTGGAGGGGGTTTTCCAGTCAGCCATAGATGATTCCAGTACGGATCCGAAGGCTCATACTTACCTATTGGTTCTTGATGGCCTTGATGAGGTGGCCCTTTCTACAGAAGAAAGGAGGGAAATACTCCAAGAGATCAGTCAATTTATACGAAATAGGGCAAACTACAAGGTTCTAGTAACAAGCAGGCCTTTGGATGATCTCAAGGAAAGAAATGAAATAGATAAGCATTTCTGTAGATATCAAGTTCTTTCCTTGTCCACAAGTCAGCTGATTACCTTTATATCAAATTCTTGCGATAATCCGGTGGCGATTGAACGATTGACCTCCGGTATCGAAAGGTCACTTCTTTTTAAATACCTTCCTAAGACTCCTATTTCTGCAATTCTCCTCGCTAGAATAATAAAAGAGGATCCGGCAGAGTTGCCATCGACGATGACGGAACTGTACTCAAAGTACTCTGAGTTAGTTCTGGGGCGTTGGGATATGAGCAAAGGCCTTCAGTCGCAGAAAGAGTATGAAATTATTGATAGTGTTTGCACGGATTTGGGCGCCTATGTAATTCAGAATGGTCTTGATGAGGTTTCTTCTGCGGAGGCTCGTGAATTCTTCTCTAGATACATAAAAGAGAGGAATATAAAGCTTGATCCTGGTGTTGTATATGAAAGGTTTTTGTCGAAGAAGGAAATAATAAATTACAATGTTAATAATTTGACTATTAGCTTTAAGCACAGGACTTTCGCTGAGTATTTTTCGGCTAAGAAGCTTGTTCGAGAAAACTCGGCAGTCATTGACGAAAAGGTTTTTGACTCCTACTGGTGCACTGTTTATTTCTTTTTCGTTGGCCTGAAGAGAGACTGTCCCGAGCTAATTGATGCGATTGTGGCAGTGGAAAGCAAGGACGAAAGGCAAAAAATTATTCGTGTGTTCCAGATGAGTCAATATTTACTTGCTGGACACTTAACTCCTTATAAAAATATTCAGAATGGACTCAAGAAAACCTATAAACTCGCAGCAACCTTACTGCGTGAAGGGCTTGATGGAAGTTCACCATTGTCATCTTTGCCTCCGATGCAGATGGTCTATATTTTTAGTCATGGTATAAGCAATGCTTATGGTTATGAGTATTTTAGTGATGCAATACATAACGCTATGCTTGAGTCGCTGAATGGCGAGCTAACCGAAGAGGAGTTAATAGAGCTGTTTTTGTTGAGTACTACCTCTGCCTATCTCGGAAGGAACGACGCTTTCGATGCAATGATAGAAGAGTATGGTGCTGCCCTTCCTGAAGTCCTGCGGTTAGGGATAAAACATATTAATGATGATTTCTCTCTAAAGTCTGATGTGGCAAATAAGTATATTAAGAAATTGAATAAAAATCTTCGTGCAAGACAGAATATGCGCGAATTGGTTACACAGCTTTACGAAACTCCAGTTTCAAAATAA
- a CDS encoding HU family DNA-binding protein: MPMTKDQLVRDIAESLDLTQAAVRGVFEQLAQIAQDALENDGELTLPGIGKLKVSERAARTGRNPQTGKTIQIAAKKSVRLVPAKALVDSLN; this comes from the coding sequence ATGCCCATGACCAAGGACCAACTGGTTCGCGATATCGCCGAATCCCTCGACCTGACCCAGGCCGCCGTGCGCGGCGTGTTCGAGCAGTTGGCGCAGATCGCCCAGGACGCCCTGGAAAATGACGGCGAGCTGACCCTGCCGGGTATCGGCAAGCTCAAGGTCAGCGAGCGCGCTGCCCGTACCGGCCGCAACCCGCAGACCGGCAAGACCATCCAGATCGCCGCGAAGAAGTCGGTGCGCCTGGTGCCCGCCAAGGCCCTGGTCGACAGCCTGAACTGA